The following proteins are encoded in a genomic region of Arachis ipaensis cultivar K30076 chromosome B02, Araip1.1, whole genome shotgun sequence:
- the LOC107626463 gene encoding 60S ribosomal protein L7-2 isoform X2 yields the protein MGEEVKAIVPESVLKKQKREEEWALKKKEELNAAKKKRAESRKLIYSRAKQYANEYQEQEKQLIQLKREAKLKGGFYVDPEAKLLFIIRIRGINAMDPKSRKILQLLRLRQIFNGVFLKVNKATMNMLHRVEPYVTYGYPNLKSVKELIYKRGFGKLNKQRIALTDNSIIEKALGEHGIICIEDLIHEIITVGPHFKEANNFLWPFKLKAPLGGLKKKRNHYVEGGDAGNRENYINELIRRMN from the exons ATGGGTGAGGAGGTGAAAGCAATTGTTCCTGAGTCTGTGCTTAAGAAGCAGAAGAGGGAGGAGGAATGGGCcttgaagaaaaaggaggagctTAATGCTGCAAAGAAGAAAAGAGCTGAGAGCCGCAAGCTCATTTACAGCAGGGCAAAGCAATATGCAAATGAATACCAGGAGCAG GAAAAGCAGCTGATCCAATTGAAGCGGGAAGCAAAGCTGAAAGGTGGATTCTATGTTGATCCAGAGGCTAAGCTCCTGTTTATCATCCGTATCCGTGG TATCAATGCCATGGACCCCAAGTCAAGAAAGATCTTGCAGTTGTTGAGGTTGAGACAG ATCTTCAATGGTGTCTTTCTGAAGGTGAACAAGGCCACAATGAACATGCTTCACAGGGTTGAACCATATGTGACCTATGG ATACCCAAATCTGAAGAGTGTAAAAGAGCTTATTTACAAGAGGGGCTTTGGTAAGCTGAACAAGCAGAGAATTGCCCTAACCGACAATTCCATCATTGAGAAG GCACTGGGCGAACATGGAATCATCTGCATCGAAGATCTTATCCATGAGATCATCACAGTTGGACCACATTTTAAGGAAGCAAACAACTTCCTTTGGCCATTTAAGCTCAAGGCTCCTTTGGGTggcctgaagaagaagaggaaccaCTATGTTGAAGGAGGAGATGCCGGAAACAGGGAGAACTACATCAATGAGCTTATCAGGAGAATGAATTAG
- the LOC107626463 gene encoding 60S ribosomal protein L7-2 isoform X1, which translates to MAEMGEEVKAIVPESVLKKQKREEEWALKKKEELNAAKKKRAESRKLIYSRAKQYANEYQEQEKQLIQLKREAKLKGGFYVDPEAKLLFIIRIRGINAMDPKSRKILQLLRLRQIFNGVFLKVNKATMNMLHRVEPYVTYGYPNLKSVKELIYKRGFGKLNKQRIALTDNSIIEKALGEHGIICIEDLIHEIITVGPHFKEANNFLWPFKLKAPLGGLKKKRNHYVEGGDAGNRENYINELIRRMN; encoded by the exons aTGGCAGAGATGGGTGAGGAGGTGAAAGCAATTGTTCCTGAGTCTGTGCTTAAGAAGCAGAAGAGGGAGGAGGAATGGGCcttgaagaaaaaggaggagctTAATGCTGCAAAGAAGAAAAGAGCTGAGAGCCGCAAGCTCATTTACAGCAGGGCAAAGCAATATGCAAATGAATACCAGGAGCAG GAAAAGCAGCTGATCCAATTGAAGCGGGAAGCAAAGCTGAAAGGTGGATTCTATGTTGATCCAGAGGCTAAGCTCCTGTTTATCATCCGTATCCGTGG TATCAATGCCATGGACCCCAAGTCAAGAAAGATCTTGCAGTTGTTGAGGTTGAGACAG ATCTTCAATGGTGTCTTTCTGAAGGTGAACAAGGCCACAATGAACATGCTTCACAGGGTTGAACCATATGTGACCTATGG ATACCCAAATCTGAAGAGTGTAAAAGAGCTTATTTACAAGAGGGGCTTTGGTAAGCTGAACAAGCAGAGAATTGCCCTAACCGACAATTCCATCATTGAGAAG GCACTGGGCGAACATGGAATCATCTGCATCGAAGATCTTATCCATGAGATCATCACAGTTGGACCACATTTTAAGGAAGCAAACAACTTCCTTTGGCCATTTAAGCTCAAGGCTCCTTTGGGTggcctgaagaagaagaggaaccaCTATGTTGAAGGAGGAGATGCCGGAAACAGGGAGAACTACATCAATGAGCTTATCAGGAGAATGAATTAG